Part of the Triticum urartu cultivar G1812 chromosome 2, Tu2.1, whole genome shotgun sequence genome, AATCACCCTGTCGATTCCTTCTAGCTAGTTGCATAAAATAGTGCTGTTAGATCTCGATCCTGTTTCATGGTACATACATGGAACACAGATTTTAATTTCCCTGCCCTTTCTTCCAGCTCCAGATGGTTTCTAGCCAGCTAGCTAAATACAAATCCCTCGACTGAAATATTCCCTGTACGTACGTACTTGATGAATCAATCAAGCTCTCTCCATTCTCCGTCTCCCTCGGTTTCCCCTTTGATACGCGTTCCCAAAGTTCTATTGGCATAGGGAAAGCACGTGTATGTAGCTGTAGGTTGTATCTCCGATTCGGGCGAGCGAGTGCACAGCCCTCTATATATGCCTTGTACAAGCACCAAATCCGCTCCTCAAACTGCTGGACGTGTACTAGCTCTGCCTCTTTGCTCTTTTCTAATCATCGCCGCAGCGCCGCAAATTTGTTGCCTTCCATTCCACCCACCTCGCGACCCCCCTACATGATGCAGTTCACCCATGCTGCAGTGACTGCACCGCCTCTCTACCCTAATGGGCACCACGGGCTAGGGCTAGGGCTCTTCCTTGACGTCGGCGCGCCGAGGGCACGCCCGTGGCCGGCTGCCGGGAGCTTGTTCCCGACGCTGCCGCCCTCCTCCAAGATCTCCCTGGGGAACCTCAACAGCGCCGGCTGCATGGAGCAGCTTCTGGTGCACTGCGCCAACGCCATCGAGGCCAACGACGCCACGCTCACGCAGCAGATCCTCTGGGTGCTCAACAACATCGCCCCCGCCGACGGGGACTCCAACCAGCGGCTCACCGCGGCGTTCCTCTGCGCGCTCGTCGCGCGCGCTTCCAGGACGGGGGCCTGCAAGGCGGTGACCGCGGCCGTGGCCGCCGCGGTCGAGTCGGCCGCGCTCCACGTGCACCGCTTCACGGCCGTCGAGCTCGCTAGCTTCGTCGACCTCACGCCGTGGCACCGGTTCGGCTACATGGCCGCCAACCACGCCATCCTTGAGGCCGTGGAGGGCTTCTCCGTCGTGCACGTCGTCGACCTCAGCACGACGCACTGCATGCAGATGCCGACCCTCATCGACATGCTCGCCAGCCGCGCCGAGGGGCCCCCGATACTCCGGCTCACCGTCGCTGATGTCGGGTGCAGCGGGCCACCGCCGGCGCTCGACATGTCCTACGACGAGCTCGGCGCGAAGCTTGTCAACTTCGCGCGATCCCGCAACGTGACAATGGACTTCCGGATGGTGCCCACCTCGCCGGCCGACGCCTTGACTTCCTTAGTCGACCAGCTCCGGGTGCAGCAGCTGGTCTCGGACGGCACCGAGGCGCTCATCGTCAACTGCCACATGCTGCTGCACACCGTGCCCGACGAGACGGCCGGGTCGGTGAGCCTGACACAGTCGGTCTCGCTCCGGACCATGCTCCTCAAGTCCATCCGAACCCTCGACCCAACGCTGGTCGTCGTGGCCGAAGAGGATGCCGACTTCACGGCGGGGGACGTGGTGGGGAGGCTCCGGGCGGCGTTCAACTTCCTGTGGATCCCGTACGACGCCGTGGACACCTTCCTGCCCAAGGGGAGCGAGCAGCGGCGGTGGTACG contains:
- the LOC125541302 gene encoding scarecrow-like protein 32, producing MMQFTHAAVTAPPLYPNGHHGLGLGLFLDVGAPRARPWPAAGSLFPTLPPSSKISLGNLNSAGCMEQLLVHCANAIEANDATLTQQILWVLNNIAPADGDSNQRLTAAFLCALVARASRTGACKAVTAAVAAAVESAALHVHRFTAVELASFVDLTPWHRFGYMAANHAILEAVEGFSVVHVVDLSTTHCMQMPTLIDMLASRAEGPPILRLTVADVGCSGPPPALDMSYDELGAKLVNFARSRNVTMDFRMVPTSPADALTSLVDQLRVQQLVSDGTEALIVNCHMLLHTVPDETAGSVSLTQSVSLRTMLLKSIRTLDPTLVVVAEEDADFTAGDVVGRLRAAFNFLWIPYDAVDTFLPKGSEQRRWYEAEVGWKVENVLAQEGVDRVERQEDRARWGQRMRGAGFRAVAFGEEAAGEIRTMLNEHAAGWGMKREDDDLMLTWKGHNVVFASAWAPS